A stretch of the uncultured Trichococcus sp. genome encodes the following:
- a CDS encoding sugar-binding domain-containing protein, whose amino-acid sequence MEESISVLQQIVPDIMSVLQNRYHIMRNIQMYAPVGRRVLADKVSLSERTLRTETDFLRKQGLLSSSKNGMELTEEGENVYRQLERFMRLLLNMNAKEKALADYLNIQFCRIVPGDSDEDASILDEIGKTAAKELHALLPAGEFIVAVAGGSTMAQAAEHFSPELSQNRNFIFVPTRGGLGESMSIQANSVSDRMAQLVGGENMALFVPDNLSEKAYASMKSEPSIKHTLSVMKKANCLLYSIGNAKVMMERRRMSHGLISSLEAHNAVGEAFGCYFNENGEIVYRLSRFGLQIEEIEKIPYAMAIAGGSTKAKAIKAFMKYAPHQTWLITDEGAANLILKGVTL is encoded by the coding sequence ATGGAAGAGTCTATTTCAGTCTTGCAGCAAATAGTCCCGGACATTATGTCAGTCCTTCAAAATCGGTACCATATCATGCGTAATATCCAAATGTACGCTCCAGTCGGGAGACGTGTCCTGGCCGATAAAGTTTCCTTATCAGAAAGGACTTTGCGGACTGAGACAGACTTTTTGCGGAAACAAGGTCTCCTTTCCAGTTCGAAGAACGGGATGGAATTGACCGAGGAAGGCGAAAATGTTTACCGTCAGCTGGAAAGATTCATGCGGCTATTGCTGAATATGAATGCGAAAGAAAAGGCGTTAGCGGATTATCTGAACATTCAGTTTTGTAGGATTGTTCCTGGTGACAGTGATGAAGATGCATCCATTCTGGATGAAATCGGAAAAACAGCCGCCAAAGAACTGCATGCACTACTGCCGGCAGGCGAATTTATTGTTGCTGTTGCTGGCGGAAGCACAATGGCACAGGCTGCCGAACATTTTTCACCTGAATTGTCCCAGAACAGGAATTTCATTTTTGTTCCGACGCGAGGGGGTTTGGGAGAATCAATGTCGATTCAAGCCAATAGTGTCAGCGATCGTATGGCCCAATTGGTCGGCGGTGAGAACATGGCGCTTTTCGTTCCCGATAATTTGAGCGAAAAAGCTTATGCGTCCATGAAATCTGAGCCATCAATCAAACATACTCTATCCGTCATGAAAAAGGCAAACTGCTTGTTATATAGTATCGGGAATGCTAAAGTAATGATGGAAAGACGCAGGATGTCGCATGGGTTGATTTCATCCCTAGAAGCACATAATGCGGTAGGTGAAGCCTTTGGTTGTTACTTCAACGAGAACGGCGAAATCGTTTATCGATTGTCCCGGTTCGGACTTCAGATTGAAGAAATTGAAAAGATCCCGTACGCGATGGCCATTGCAGGGGGAAGCACGAAAGCCAAGGCGATTAAAGCGTTCATGAAATATGCCCCGCATCAAACATGGCTGATTACGGATGAGGGCGCAGCTAATCTGATTTTAAAAGGGGTAACCCTTTAA
- the gap gene encoding type I glyceraldehyde-3-phosphate dehydrogenase, which produces MTVKVGINGFGRIGRLAFRRIQEVEGIEVVAINDLTDAKMLAHLLKYDTTQGRFNGDVEVNDGFFTVNGKDIKVLSQRNPADLPWAELGVEFVLECTGFFMSKSGAQAHVDAGAKRVLLSAPAGSDVKTIVYNVNHNELSADDVIVSGASCTTNCLAPMAKVLNDEFGIVEGLMTTIHAYTGDQNTLDAPHPKGDFRRARAAAANIVPNTTGAAKAIGDVLPELKGKLDGAAQRVPVPTGSLTELVTVLEKAVTVEEINAAMKAAANESYGYTEDQLVSTDIVGINFGSLFDATQTKVMTVGDKQLVKTVAWYDNEMSYASQLVRTLVEFASL; this is translated from the coding sequence ATGACAGTAAAAGTTGGTATTAACGGTTTTGGACGTATTGGACGTTTAGCATTCCGCCGTATTCAAGAAGTAGAAGGAATCGAAGTTGTAGCAATCAATGACTTGACTGACGCTAAAATGTTAGCTCACTTATTGAAATATGATACAACTCAAGGCAGATTCAATGGTGATGTAGAAGTTAATGACGGATTCTTCACTGTAAACGGAAAAGACATCAAAGTGTTATCACAACGTAACCCAGCAGATCTTCCATGGGCAGAACTTGGCGTAGAGTTCGTATTGGAATGTACGGGTTTCTTCATGAGCAAATCAGGCGCTCAAGCTCACGTTGATGCAGGCGCTAAACGTGTTCTTTTATCTGCACCAGCAGGTAGCGACGTTAAAACAATCGTTTATAACGTTAACCACAACGAATTGAGTGCTGACGATGTTATCGTTTCAGGCGCATCTTGCACAACTAACTGCTTAGCTCCAATGGCTAAAGTATTGAACGATGAATTTGGAATCGTTGAAGGCTTAATGACTACAATCCATGCATACACTGGCGACCAAAACACTTTGGATGCTCCACATCCTAAAGGTGACTTCCGTCGTGCGCGCGCTGCTGCAGCAAACATCGTTCCTAACACAACTGGTGCTGCTAAAGCTATCGGTGACGTATTGCCTGAATTGAAAGGCAAATTGGACGGAGCTGCTCAACGTGTTCCAGTTCCTACCGGTTCATTGACTGAATTAGTTACTGTATTGGAAAAAGCTGTAACTGTTGAAGAAATCAATGCTGCAATGAAAGCTGCTGCTAACGAATCTTATGGCTACACTGAAGATCAGTTGGTTTCAACTGATATCGTAGGAATCAACTTCGGTTCTTTATTCGATGCTACACAAACTAAAGTTATGACTGTTGGAGACAAACAATTAGTTAAAACTGTTGCTTGGTATGACAACGAAATGTCTTACGCTTCACAGTTAGTACGTACTTTAGTAGAATTTGCTAGCTTATAA
- a CDS encoding phosphoglycerate kinase has translation MTKKVVTDLDVAGKKVLVRADFNVPMKDGAITNDNRIVQALPTINYLIENNAKVILFSHLGKVKAEEDKAKLSLKPVADRLAELLGKEVTFVPETRGEALEAAVAALKDGDVLVFENTRFEDVDGKKESKNDPELGKYWASLGDLFVNDAFGTAHRAHASNVGIASNLESAAGFLMEKEIKFIGGAVDEPVRPFVAILGGAKVSDKIGVIKHLLNKADKVLIGGGMAYTFMKAQGLEIGKSLLEADKVELAKELLESAGDKLILPIDAKMAHEFGNDVEITIAKNEEFPADQMALDIGPASVELFAKELEGAKTVVWNGPMGVFELSNFAQGTIGVCEAIAKLSDAVTIIGGGDSAAAAMQLGFADDFTHISTGGGASLEYLEGKELPGVASISDK, from the coding sequence ATGACAAAGAAAGTTGTAACAGATTTAGATGTAGCTGGAAAAAAAGTATTGGTTCGTGCTGATTTCAACGTTCCTATGAAAGATGGAGCAATCACTAACGACAACCGTATTGTTCAAGCTCTTCCTACAATCAACTACTTGATCGAAAATAACGCAAAAGTCATCCTTTTCTCTCACTTAGGAAAAGTAAAAGCTGAAGAAGACAAAGCGAAGTTGAGCTTGAAGCCTGTAGCTGACCGTTTGGCTGAATTGTTGGGCAAAGAAGTCACTTTCGTTCCTGAAACACGCGGCGAAGCTTTGGAAGCTGCAGTTGCAGCTTTGAAAGATGGAGATGTTTTGGTATTCGAAAACACTCGTTTCGAAGATGTTGACGGCAAAAAAGAAAGCAAAAACGATCCTGAATTGGGCAAATACTGGGCTAGCCTGGGCGACCTGTTCGTAAACGATGCATTCGGTACGGCTCACCGTGCGCATGCTTCAAACGTCGGAATCGCTTCTAACCTTGAAAGTGCTGCTGGATTCTTGATGGAGAAAGAAATCAAGTTCATCGGCGGAGCTGTTGATGAGCCTGTTCGTCCGTTCGTAGCTATCTTAGGCGGAGCGAAAGTCAGCGACAAAATCGGCGTCATCAAACACTTGTTGAACAAAGCCGACAAAGTACTTATCGGTGGCGGCATGGCTTACACATTCATGAAAGCACAAGGACTTGAAATCGGTAAATCCTTACTGGAAGCTGATAAAGTGGAATTGGCTAAAGAATTGTTGGAGAGCGCTGGCGATAAATTGATCTTGCCTATCGATGCTAAAATGGCTCACGAATTCGGCAACGATGTGGAAATCACAATCGCGAAGAACGAAGAATTCCCTGCTGATCAAATGGCATTGGATATCGGACCTGCTTCCGTAGAATTATTCGCTAAAGAGCTTGAAGGCGCGAAAACTGTCGTATGGAACGGACCTATGGGTGTGTTCGAATTATCTAACTTTGCTCAGGGAACAATCGGTGTCTGCGAAGCAATCGCTAAATTAAGCGATGCTGTAACAATCATCGGTGGCGGAGACTCTGCTGCAGCTGCTATGCAATTAGGCTTTGCTGATGATTTCACGCACATCTCAACAGGTGGCGGAGCGTCATTGGAATACCTTGAAGGTAAAGAATTACCAGGTGTAGCATCAATTTCTGACAAATAA
- the tpiA gene encoding triose-phosphate isomerase has protein sequence MRKPIIAGNWKMNKTAKEAQAFIEAVKTKVPAFDKVEAVIGSPALFLENMVAATEGTDLKVAAQNCYFEEEGAFTGEISPKALGDLGVDYVIIGHSERREYFHETDEDINKKAHAILRNGMTPIVCCGETLEQRESGVTNEWVSGQITAALKDLTAEQVANLVIAYEPIWAIGTGKSSSAQDANDTCGVVRATVATIFGQEVADKVRVQYGGSVKPENIAEYMAEEHIDGALVGGASLVPDSFLALLEAIK, from the coding sequence TTGCGTAAACCGATTATTGCCGGTAACTGGAAAATGAACAAAACAGCTAAGGAAGCACAAGCATTCATCGAAGCTGTAAAAACTAAGGTTCCTGCTTTTGACAAAGTGGAAGCTGTTATTGGATCACCGGCTTTATTTTTAGAAAACATGGTAGCAGCTACAGAGGGAACTGATTTGAAGGTTGCCGCGCAAAACTGTTACTTTGAAGAAGAGGGTGCCTTCACTGGCGAAATCAGCCCGAAAGCTTTAGGCGACTTAGGCGTCGACTACGTTATTATCGGACACTCTGAAAGACGTGAGTACTTCCACGAAACAGATGAAGACATCAACAAAAAAGCGCATGCTATTCTGCGCAATGGTATGACACCTATCGTTTGCTGTGGTGAAACGTTGGAACAACGCGAATCAGGCGTAACAAACGAATGGGTTTCAGGACAAATTACTGCAGCTCTGAAAGACCTGACTGCAGAACAAGTGGCTAACCTGGTTATCGCTTATGAGCCAATCTGGGCAATCGGTACAGGTAAATCTTCTTCCGCACAAGATGCGAACGATACTTGCGGCGTAGTGCGTGCAACTGTTGCTACAATCTTCGGACAAGAAGTCGCTGACAAAGTCCGTGTTCAATACGGCGGCAGCGTAAAACCTGAAAATATTGCAGAATACATGGCTGAAGAGCATATTGACGGCGCGTTGGTCGGTGGTGCTAGTTTGGTTCCTGATTCATTCTTAGCATTATTGGAGGCTATTAAATAA
- the gpmI gene encoding 2,3-bisphosphoglycerate-independent phosphoglycerate mutase codes for MSKKPVAIIILDGFGWRNEMMGNAVKLAKKPNFDRYWNNFPHATMLASGLAVGLPEGQMGNSEVGHTNIGAGRVVYQSLTRIDKAIQDGEFLTNEALVGAYNHTTENDSALHLFGLLSDGGVHSHINHVIALIKSAKEKGVKKLYLHAFLDGRDVDPHAAPGYIETVEKAMEEIGLGEIATVSGRYYAMDRDNRWERVELAYNAIAHGEGEKFESAQDVVKASYADDKTDEFVLPTVIVKDGKPVGPLQDNDAIIFFNFRPDRAIQLSNAFTNEEWTNFDRGERAKNVKFVTMTSYQESVIADIAFKPIPMTNVLGEVLAQHKLTQLRIAETEKYPHVTFFMNGGRHEPFEGEGRILIPSPKVATYDLKPEMSAYEVGEALVKEINDDKYDAIILNFANPDMVGHSGMLEPTIKAIEAVDENLGAVVDAIHAKGGYAIIFADHGNADTMSTEDGQPHTAHTTVPVPVIVTKEGVTLRTDGKLADVAPTMLDLLNVEKPVEMTGESLIVKA; via the coding sequence ATGAGTAAAAAACCGGTAGCAATAATTATTTTGGACGGTTTCGGCTGGAGAAATGAAATGATGGGCAATGCGGTTAAGCTAGCAAAGAAACCGAACTTTGACCGTTATTGGAACAATTTTCCGCATGCAACGATGCTGGCTTCCGGATTGGCTGTAGGACTTCCTGAAGGCCAAATGGGTAATTCTGAAGTAGGGCATACAAACATTGGTGCCGGACGAGTTGTCTACCAAAGTTTGACAAGAATCGACAAAGCTATCCAAGATGGCGAATTCTTGACGAACGAAGCGCTTGTAGGTGCTTACAATCACACTACAGAGAATGATTCTGCATTGCACCTTTTCGGTCTGCTTTCTGACGGTGGTGTGCACAGTCACATCAACCATGTCATTGCCTTGATCAAGAGCGCAAAAGAAAAAGGCGTCAAAAAACTTTATCTGCATGCTTTCCTTGATGGCCGCGACGTGGATCCGCACGCTGCACCAGGCTACATCGAAACAGTGGAAAAAGCGATGGAAGAAATCGGACTGGGCGAAATTGCGACTGTTTCAGGTCGTTACTACGCTATGGACCGTGACAACCGTTGGGAACGTGTGGAATTGGCGTACAATGCAATTGCACATGGCGAAGGCGAAAAATTTGAGTCTGCACAGGATGTCGTAAAAGCGAGCTATGCAGATGACAAAACGGACGAATTCGTTTTGCCGACTGTCATCGTTAAAGACGGCAAGCCAGTAGGCCCGCTGCAAGACAATGATGCGATCATTTTCTTCAACTTCCGCCCTGACCGCGCGATTCAATTGTCGAATGCCTTCACCAACGAAGAGTGGACGAATTTTGATCGCGGAGAACGCGCTAAAAATGTGAAATTTGTGACGATGACTTCTTACCAAGAGTCTGTAATCGCGGATATCGCCTTTAAGCCGATTCCGATGACGAATGTTCTAGGTGAAGTTCTGGCACAGCACAAACTTACGCAATTGCGCATCGCGGAAACCGAAAAATATCCGCATGTAACTTTCTTCATGAACGGTGGACGTCACGAGCCTTTCGAAGGCGAAGGACGCATCCTGATCCCTTCACCGAAAGTTGCAACCTATGATTTAAAACCTGAAATGAGCGCTTATGAAGTGGGCGAAGCATTGGTGAAAGAGATCAATGACGACAAATACGACGCCATCATCCTTAACTTTGCGAACCCTGACATGGTAGGCCATTCGGGTATGCTGGAACCTACAATCAAGGCGATCGAAGCAGTAGATGAGAACTTGGGTGCAGTCGTTGACGCTATCCATGCAAAAGGTGGCTATGCCATCATCTTCGCTGACCACGGTAACGCGGATACTATGTCCACTGAAGACGGACAACCGCATACTGCGCACACAACCGTACCGGTTCCTGTGATCGTAACCAAAGAAGGCGTCACGTTGCGTACAGACGGCAAATTGGCCGATGTTGCTCCAACTATGCTTGATTTATTGAACGTAGAAAAACCAGTAGAAATGACAGGCGAATCGCTGATCGTTAAAGCGTAA